From Algoriphagus sp. NG3, the proteins below share one genomic window:
- the pfkA gene encoding 6-phosphofructokinase, whose amino-acid sequence MKKIAVFTSGGDSPGMNACVRAVVRTAIYKGLEVYGIYRGYEGMIEGDIKRMQSHSVSNIVQRGGTILKSARSMEFKTPEGRKQAYDNLKAHGIEGLVAIGGDGTFTGAKVFFEEYGIPTVGCPGTIDNDLYGTDYTIGFDTAVNTALEAIDKIRDTAAAHDRIFFIEVMGRDAGFIAVESGIGGGAEFVMVPEAKTDLDFVVKSLKNLRKSKSSSIIVVAEGDDAGNAQTVMEKVKNKLNDPTKDFKVTTLGHIQRGGNPTARDRVLASRCGMSAVEGLLEGHKFHMAGIVNHEVVFTPFADCIGKTKPLNEDHLKLMKICSI is encoded by the coding sequence ATGAAAAAAATAGCAGTTTTTACTTCTGGAGGGGACAGTCCTGGCATGAACGCATGTGTGAGGGCGGTGGTTCGTACGGCTATTTACAAAGGACTTGAAGTATATGGTATCTATCGGGGATATGAAGGTATGATCGAGGGAGATATCAAACGAATGCAATCCCATTCTGTAAGTAATATAGTACAAAGAGGTGGCACCATATTGAAATCCGCCAGATCTATGGAATTCAAAACTCCCGAAGGCAGAAAGCAGGCCTACGACAATCTTAAAGCCCATGGTATAGAAGGACTGGTGGCTATAGGGGGAGATGGTACTTTTACAGGAGCCAAAGTCTTTTTCGAAGAATATGGGATTCCCACAGTAGGCTGTCCTGGCACTATAGACAATGACCTGTATGGTACTGACTATACTATTGGCTTTGATACGGCAGTCAATACTGCGCTGGAAGCCATCGATAAGATCCGCGATACTGCTGCGGCGCACGATAGGATATTCTTTATAGAAGTGATGGGCAGAGATGCCGGGTTTATAGCGGTAGAGTCCGGAATTGGCGGAGGTGCTGAGTTCGTTATGGTTCCGGAGGCCAAAACCGACTTGGATTTTGTGGTCAAATCTTTGAAAAACCTAAGAAAAAGCAAGTCTTCCAGTATCATCGTGGTAGCTGAAGGCGACGATGCCGGAAATGCCCAGACAGTGATGGAAAAGGTAAAAAACAAACTCAATGACCCTACCAAAGACTTCAAAGTAACTACCCTCGGGCATATACAGCGTGGTGGCAACCCCACAGCCCGTGACCGGGTTTTGGCCAGTCGATGTGGAATGTCTGCCGTGGAAGGATTGCTCGAAGGCCATAAGTTTCATATGGCGGGCATCGTAAACCATGAAGTGGTGTTTACACCGTTTGCGGATTGTATCGGAAAGACCAAACCTCTAAACGAGGACCATCTCAAATTAATGAAAATTTGCAGTATCTAA
- a CDS encoding response regulator gives MKSKKVLIVDYNDAHRQLMENLIAQLYTVESVKFGNLALEKVGNNKFDLILIAIQMPDMDGISIAKAIWRQSSYQHPIIAVSSYSAESARQCFLEIGFIDLINKPIRPKEFLDRIAAFFSFQDNNENDPKDSALILDKNILHQLLKYKSANNLRSLYIDFLAEFDQLMEKLEIAFEEKNKKSLVENLHTIKGNSGSLGANLIYTVATEADKLARAGNWDTLENILKKLKNERILFEKYLEEETTFNL, from the coding sequence ATGAAAAGCAAAAAGGTCTTGATTGTAGATTACAATGATGCACACCGACAGCTGATGGAAAACCTGATTGCCCAGCTTTACACGGTAGAATCAGTGAAATTTGGAAATCTTGCACTGGAAAAAGTGGGCAACAATAAATTTGATTTGATACTCATAGCCATCCAAATGCCAGATATGGATGGAATCTCTATAGCCAAAGCTATTTGGAGGCAATCAAGTTACCAGCACCCCATCATCGCTGTTTCTTCCTACTCTGCTGAGTCCGCCAGGCAATGTTTTCTCGAGATAGGCTTCATTGATTTAATCAACAAACCTATCAGACCGAAGGAATTTCTAGACAGAATCGCTGCTTTTTTCAGTTTCCAAGATAATAATGAAAACGATCCCAAAGACAGCGCACTAATCTTGGACAAAAACATTTTACACCAATTATTAAAGTATAAATCCGCAAATAACCTAAGGTCTTTGTATATTGATTTTCTTGCGGAATTCGATCAATTGATGGAAAAGCTAGAAATAGCTTTTGAAGAGAAAAACAAAAAATCCCTGGTCGAAAATCTTCATACCATAAAAGGGAATTCTGGAAGTTTGGGTGCAAATTTGATTTATACAGTAGCTACAGAAGCTGATAAGCTGGCACGTGCCGGGAATTGGGATACGCTGGAAAACATACTGAAAAAACTCAAAAATGAACGCATTTTATTTGAAAAATATCTCGAAGAAGAAACTACTTTTAACCTATGA
- a CDS encoding RecQ family ATP-dependent DNA helicase, which produces MNSIAFIDTEIEPKSRKILDIGSIKDDGSSFHKSSVSEFSQFLNGTRYICGHNVLKHDLNYIGKAVTVAGVDASNVIDTLYLSPLLFPTKPYHALVKDDKLQSDETNNPLNDSIKARDLLYDEIAAFSQTEERLKQIFYLLLYSKKEFSSFFRFIGYKSQINEVEKLIEKAFENEICSQIDLTRIVLEYPIELAYCLSLINSFIHHKKNHSITPPWVLKNYPEVERIMFRLRNKPCVSGCVYCGKALDIHAGLKRFFGFESYRTYGSMPLQERAVNAAVNNKSILAVFPTGGGKSITFQVPALMSGENAHGLTVVISPLQSLMKDQVDNLEKIGITEAVTINGLLDPIERAKSFERVEDGSASILYISPESLRSRTIERLILGRKIVRFVIDEAHCFSSWGQDFRVDYLYIADFIKSIQEKKNLEDAIPVSCFTATAKQKVIEDIRGYFKDRLSLDLELFTSKASRTNLQYKVFEKGDEEEKYQAARDLVEEKACPTIIYVSRTRKADLLSERLTLDGLNAKSYHGKMDKQKKSENQDAFINGETQIMVATSAFGMGVDKKDVGMVIHYEISDSLENYVQEAGRAGRDETMDADCFVLFNEEDLSKHFILLNQTKLSIKEIQQIWKAIKDITRFRSTVSNSALEIARKAGWDDNVVEIETRVTTAIAALEDAGYLKRGQNMPRVFANSILSKNAQEAIDKINTSERFGERQKEKGVRIIKKLFSSKSRKQAEEESAESRIDYISDHLGIVKEEVINIVNLLREENILADAKDLTAFIRNGENKNRSLAILEAFSKLENFLLPELEEQEKIIHIKELNEKAEETGNADVSIAKLKTIFNFWAIKHWIKRQNSSYSKNNFSVVCLHPKEELKEKLDKRYELAKFIVESLYEKSNQSTSMKDSSIEEVLVEFSVQELKSAYENTPSLFKLEITSDDIEDTLFYLSRIDAIKIEGGFLVVYNQLTIDRIEQDNKKRYTKDDYQKLNQFYESKVQQIHIVGEYAKKMITDYKNALQFVEDYFQLNYSSFLIKYFPGSKADELKLKITPAKFRQLFGELSPTQLKIIKDNETKYIAVAAGPGSGKTRVLVHKLASLLLMEDVKHEQLLMVTFSRAAATEFKKRLLNLIGNAAHYIEIKTFHSYCFDLLGKVGSLEKADGILRKALGQIKNNGIEASRITKTVLVIDEAQDMDEDEFNLILALMDQNEEMRVIAVGDDDQNIYGFRGASSRYLEQFIENNQATKYELVENYRSKRNLVDFTNQFVKRIQHRLKDTPIIPMHADLGKIKLVRYHSANLITPLVKDILMTGLSGTSCVLTKTNEEALQITGLLIKNGLQAKLVQSNEGFNLYNLAEVRFFLSQLNLQDNVFIISEDAWISAKRQLVKKFGSSDKLELCKNVIKDFEATNPKRKYKSDLEVFIRESKLEDFYRENGETVFVSTIHKAKGREFDHVFLMLENFNSASDEAKRQVYVAMTRAKQNLSIHLNSDFLDTLSAQDIERVEDNKIHIPPNEMIIQLTHKDVWLDYFINRQYLVDQFVSGDWLNFNGLECLDSRGKIVLKFSRDFIKRIEDLEERNYYLKSAKVNFILYWQKEGVGKEIKIILPELYFEKSRD; this is translated from the coding sequence ATGAACTCCATCGCATTTATTGATACCGAGATTGAGCCAAAAAGCCGCAAGATCCTTGACATAGGAAGTATCAAAGATGATGGTAGCTCTTTTCACAAATCGTCGGTTTCTGAGTTTAGTCAGTTCTTAAATGGCACCCGATACATTTGCGGTCATAATGTTCTTAAGCATGATCTGAACTACATTGGTAAAGCAGTGACTGTTGCGGGTGTGGACGCTTCAAATGTCATCGATACCTTGTATCTCTCACCGCTACTTTTTCCTACCAAACCCTATCACGCATTAGTAAAAGACGACAAGCTACAGTCTGATGAGACTAATAATCCTTTGAATGATTCGATTAAAGCAAGGGATTTACTGTATGATGAGATTGCAGCATTTTCACAAACTGAAGAAAGGCTAAAGCAGATTTTCTATTTGTTGCTATATAGCAAAAAGGAATTCTCTTCTTTTTTTCGGTTTATAGGATATAAAAGTCAGATTAATGAAGTCGAAAAACTGATTGAGAAAGCATTTGAAAATGAAATATGTAGTCAAATTGATTTGACTAGGATAGTTTTAGAGTATCCCATAGAGCTTGCTTATTGCTTATCTCTCATCAATTCCTTTATTCACCATAAAAAAAATCACTCTATCACTCCACCGTGGGTGTTGAAAAATTATCCAGAGGTGGAGAGAATTATGTTTCGCTTGCGAAACAAACCCTGTGTAAGCGGATGTGTCTACTGCGGAAAAGCATTGGATATCCATGCAGGTTTAAAACGGTTTTTCGGTTTTGAATCCTACAGAACCTACGGCAGTATGCCACTGCAGGAAAGGGCAGTCAATGCAGCTGTGAACAACAAATCCATATTGGCCGTCTTTCCGACAGGAGGCGGCAAGTCTATCACCTTTCAGGTACCTGCATTGATGAGCGGGGAGAATGCACATGGACTGACGGTTGTAATCTCTCCTTTGCAATCCTTGATGAAGGATCAGGTGGACAATCTTGAGAAAATCGGAATCACCGAAGCCGTGACAATAAATGGATTGTTGGATCCAATCGAAAGAGCAAAATCCTTTGAAAGAGTAGAAGATGGATCAGCATCTATTCTCTATATATCTCCTGAATCATTGCGCTCCAGAACCATCGAACGGTTGATTTTAGGAAGAAAGATTGTTCGTTTTGTAATTGACGAAGCGCACTGTTTTTCATCCTGGGGACAGGATTTCAGGGTAGATTATTTATACATCGCTGATTTTATCAAATCAATCCAAGAAAAGAAAAACCTAGAAGATGCTATTCCTGTTTCCTGCTTCACTGCCACAGCCAAGCAAAAAGTGATCGAAGATATTCGGGGGTATTTCAAAGATCGACTTTCCCTAGATCTAGAATTGTTTACCTCGAAGGCATCCAGAACCAACCTTCAATACAAGGTTTTTGAAAAAGGCGATGAAGAGGAAAAATATCAGGCAGCTAGAGATTTGGTAGAGGAGAAAGCTTGTCCCACTATCATCTATGTGTCTCGAACCAGAAAGGCGGATTTGCTTTCTGAGCGATTAACTTTAGATGGATTGAACGCTAAGTCCTACCATGGCAAAATGGACAAGCAAAAGAAGTCTGAAAATCAGGATGCTTTCATCAATGGCGAAACACAAATCATGGTGGCGACTTCCGCTTTCGGCATGGGGGTGGATAAAAAGGATGTGGGGATGGTTATCCATTATGAAATTTCTGATTCTTTGGAAAACTACGTCCAAGAAGCAGGTAGGGCAGGTAGAGATGAGACCATGGATGCAGATTGTTTTGTATTGTTCAATGAAGAAGACTTAAGCAAGCATTTCATTTTACTGAACCAGACTAAACTTTCGATAAAGGAGATCCAGCAAATCTGGAAAGCCATAAAGGATATTACCAGATTTCGCTCTACGGTTTCCAACTCAGCTTTGGAGATTGCCCGCAAGGCTGGATGGGATGATAATGTGGTGGAGATCGAAACTAGGGTCACAACTGCTATAGCTGCATTGGAGGATGCTGGATATTTGAAGAGAGGACAAAATATGCCGAGAGTTTTTGCCAACAGTATTCTCTCTAAAAATGCTCAGGAAGCGATCGATAAAATCAATACTTCAGAACGATTTGGGGAAAGGCAGAAGGAGAAAGGAGTCCGCATTATTAAGAAACTTTTCTCCAGCAAAAGCAGGAAACAGGCTGAAGAAGAATCGGCAGAATCAAGAATCGATTACATCAGTGATCACCTGGGGATAGTGAAGGAAGAGGTCATAAACATAGTGAATCTTTTAAGGGAAGAAAATATTCTGGCTGATGCAAAGGATTTGACTGCTTTCATTAGGAATGGAGAAAACAAAAACCGTTCATTGGCTATTTTAGAGGCATTCAGTAAACTTGAAAACTTCTTGCTGCCAGAACTGGAAGAGCAGGAAAAAATTATTCATATCAAAGAACTGAATGAAAAAGCCGAAGAGACAGGTAATGCGGATGTAAGCATAGCTAAACTAAAGACCATTTTTAATTTTTGGGCGATTAAGCACTGGATCAAGCGACAAAATTCCTCCTATTCAAAGAATAATTTTTCAGTAGTTTGTCTTCATCCAAAGGAGGAGTTGAAAGAGAAACTAGATAAACGCTATGAGTTGGCAAAGTTCATAGTGGAATCACTCTATGAAAAGAGCAATCAGAGTACTTCAATGAAGGATTCGTCAATAGAGGAGGTATTGGTAGAGTTTTCGGTCCAGGAATTGAAAAGCGCATATGAGAATACTCCCAGTCTTTTCAAATTGGAAATAACAAGTGATGATATAGAAGACACGCTCTTTTATCTCTCGAGGATAGATGCTATCAAAATCGAAGGTGGGTTTCTGGTGGTTTACAATCAATTGACTATTGATAGGATTGAGCAAGACAACAAAAAGCGTTATACAAAAGATGATTATCAGAAGTTGAATCAGTTCTACGAATCCAAGGTTCAACAGATCCATATTGTGGGCGAGTATGCTAAGAAGATGATTACGGACTATAAGAATGCCTTGCAGTTTGTAGAAGATTATTTTCAATTGAATTACTCTTCCTTTCTAATCAAATATTTCCCCGGAAGTAAAGCTGATGAGTTAAAGCTCAAAATAACCCCAGCAAAGTTCAGGCAGCTGTTTGGAGAACTTTCGCCTACTCAGTTGAAAATCATCAAAGACAACGAAACCAAATACATTGCCGTGGCTGCCGGACCAGGAAGTGGAAAAACGAGGGTTCTTGTTCACAAGCTTGCTTCTTTGCTTTTGATGGAAGACGTCAAACATGAACAATTGCTCATGGTGACTTTTTCTAGAGCGGCTGCCACCGAATTCAAAAAGAGATTACTCAATCTCATTGGCAATGCGGCTCATTACATAGAAATCAAAACCTTCCATTCCTATTGCTTTGATCTTTTGGGAAAGGTAGGAAGTTTGGAAAAGGCAGACGGGATCCTAAGAAAGGCATTGGGGCAAATCAAAAACAATGGAATAGAAGCGAGCCGAATTACCAAAACTGTCCTGGTGATCGATGAAGCACAGGATATGGACGAAGATGAATTTAATCTGATACTTGCCTTGATGGATCAAAATGAGGAAATGAGAGTGATCGCAGTCGGTGACGACGATCAAAACATCTATGGGTTCAGAGGCGCGAGTTCCAGATACCTTGAGCAGTTTATTGAAAATAATCAAGCCACTAAATATGAGTTGGTAGAAAACTATAGAAGTAAAAGAAATCTCGTGGATTTCACGAACCAATTTGTGAAGCGGATCCAACATCGGCTGAAAGACACACCTATAATTCCGATGCACGCTGACCTCGGTAAAATAAAATTGGTAAGGTACCATAGTGCCAACCTAATCACTCCTCTTGTGAAAGATATACTCATGACTGGGCTCAGCGGAACTAGTTGTGTGCTTACAAAGACTAATGAGGAAGCACTTCAAATCACAGGACTTCTAATAAAAAATGGCTTACAGGCAAAGCTCGTCCAGAGCAATGAAGGGTTCAATTTGTATAATCTTGCAGAAGTTAGGTTCTTTTTGAGCCAGTTGAATTTGCAAGATAATGTATTTATAATCAGCGAGGATGCTTGGATATCGGCAAAAAGGCAACTGGTTAAAAAATTTGGGAGTAGCGACAAGTTGGAGTTGTGCAAAAATGTAATCAAGGATTTTGAGGCGACTAATCCTAAAAGAAAGTACAAGTCTGATTTGGAGGTTTTTATCCGAGAATCCAAACTGGAAGACTTCTACAGAGAAAATGGGGAAACAGTTTTTGTGTCAACAATCCATAAGGCGAAAGGAAGGGAGTTTGATCATGTATTTCTGATGCTTGAAAATTTCAACTCAGCTTCAGATGAAGCTAAAAGGCAAGTTTATGTTGCTATGACTAGAGCCAAACAGAATTTAAGCATTCATTTAAATTCAGATTTTCTTGATACGCTTTCAGCCCAGGATATAGAGCGAGTTGAGGATAATAAGATTCATATTCCACCAAATGAAATGATAATACAGCTGACACACAAAGATGTATGGCTGGACTATTTCATAAACAGACAATATTTAGTTGACCAGTTTGTCAGTGGTGATTGGTTGAATTTCAACGGACTTGAATGCTTGGATTCAAGAGGTAAGATAGTGTTGAAGTTCTCTAGAGATTTTATCAAAAGGATTGAAGATTTGGAAGAAAGGAATTATTATTTGAAAAGTGCTAAAGTTAATTTCATTCTCTATTGGCAGAAAGAGGGGGTTGGGAAGGAGATTAAAATCATTCTACCGGAGCTTTATTTTGAAAAATCCAGAGACTAG
- a CDS encoding acylase, which produces MRFRFLLFVLPVLIWSCEPKELTEFERWEDTASRVEIIRDDFGIPHIYGKSDADAVFGLLYAQCEDDFRRVERNYIWATGRLAELEGEEAIYSDLRANLYMTEAEAKAGYEAAPEWLKELCVAFADGVNYYLATHPEVEAQVITRYEPWMPMFFSEGSIGGDIEQIPTRRIQAFYGAEESDLMALDENEFSRVMLLDEPKGSNGIAVNGKMTASGNAMLLINPHTSFYFRPEVHVVSEEGLNAYGAVTWGQFFVYQGFNEKTGWMHTSTYVDFIDEFVEDITEKEGKYRYQYGEESREVEEFHITLKYISEEELKEKPFTFYRTHHGPITHTIDDKWVATKINWDPVNALIQSFTRTKLSNHTEFEKMMDIRTNSSNNTVFADADGNIAYFHGNFIPKRNADFDFSAPVDGSDPATDWQGLHSVEESIRILNPGTGWIQNCNSTPYTAAGEFSPKRENYPTYMAPDVENYRGIHAVKVLNEASGLSLDGLIELAHDPYLPAFEKLIPMLLKAYEKRGVADPQFKEPIRVLEAWDYRTSKESVAMSLAHFYGMNFLKNHGGINNFIAFNQDGKSKIPSPSPNELLSTFSQTLDEMNADFGTWNTPWSEINRFQRLTGEIDGPFDDSKEYTPVGMASGTWGALAAFGAKTYPGTKRLYGYRGNSFVAAVEFGEKVKAKSILAGGQSSYPDSPHFYDQVQDYVDGKFKEVAFYREDVEARAEERYVPGKRK; this is translated from the coding sequence ATGAGATTTAGATTTTTGCTTTTTGTTCTGCCGGTTCTGATCTGGTCATGCGAACCCAAGGAACTTACTGAGTTCGAACGCTGGGAGGATACCGCAAGTCGGGTGGAAATTATCCGGGATGATTTTGGGATCCCTCATATTTATGGCAAAAGCGACGCAGATGCTGTTTTTGGATTGCTTTATGCCCAGTGTGAGGATGATTTTAGAAGAGTGGAGCGTAATTACATCTGGGCCACCGGAAGATTGGCAGAGCTGGAAGGTGAGGAGGCTATTTATTCCGATCTGAGAGCTAATCTTTACATGACCGAAGCTGAAGCTAAAGCAGGGTATGAAGCAGCTCCTGAATGGTTGAAGGAGTTATGTGTGGCTTTTGCTGACGGAGTGAATTACTATCTGGCCACACATCCCGAAGTGGAGGCTCAGGTGATCACGCGTTATGAGCCATGGATGCCGATGTTTTTCAGTGAAGGGTCTATCGGAGGCGATATAGAGCAGATACCTACGCGAAGAATCCAGGCTTTTTATGGAGCTGAAGAATCCGATTTGATGGCTTTGGACGAAAATGAATTCAGCCGAGTGATGTTACTGGATGAACCAAAGGGTTCTAACGGAATAGCTGTAAACGGCAAAATGACCGCTTCAGGCAATGCTATGCTGCTGATCAATCCCCATACTTCCTTTTACTTCCGCCCTGAAGTCCACGTAGTCAGCGAAGAAGGCCTGAATGCTTATGGAGCCGTAACCTGGGGACAGTTTTTTGTGTACCAGGGATTCAACGAAAAGACAGGATGGATGCATACTTCCACGTATGTTGACTTTATAGATGAGTTTGTAGAGGATATTACCGAAAAAGAGGGAAAGTATAGGTATCAATATGGGGAAGAAAGCCGTGAGGTGGAAGAATTCCACATTACATTAAAATATATATCCGAGGAGGAACTGAAAGAAAAGCCCTTCACTTTTTACAGAACGCATCATGGCCCCATTACTCACACAATTGATGACAAATGGGTTGCTACTAAAATCAATTGGGATCCTGTAAATGCGCTTATCCAAAGCTTCACCAGAACTAAACTTAGTAATCATACGGAGTTTGAGAAAATGATGGACATACGCACCAACTCGTCTAACAATACCGTATTTGCAGATGCTGACGGCAATATTGCTTATTTCCACGGCAATTTTATTCCGAAGAGAAACGCTGATTTTGATTTTTCTGCACCAGTAGATGGTTCGGATCCTGCAACTGATTGGCAGGGATTACATAGCGTAGAAGAGAGTATCAGGATACTCAATCCGGGCACGGGCTGGATTCAAAACTGTAATTCCACTCCCTATACTGCCGCAGGGGAATTTAGTCCTAAGCGGGAAAATTACCCTACTTACATGGCTCCGGATGTAGAGAATTATAGGGGGATCCATGCCGTCAAAGTTCTAAATGAAGCCTCGGGATTAAGTTTAGATGGTCTCATTGAGCTGGCCCATGATCCGTATTTACCAGCATTTGAAAAGCTCATTCCTATGCTGTTGAAAGCTTATGAAAAGCGTGGGGTTGCCGATCCACAATTCAAGGAGCCGATCAGGGTTTTGGAAGCCTGGGATTACCGCACTTCCAAAGAATCAGTAGCGATGTCCTTGGCACATTTTTACGGGATGAACTTCCTGAAGAACCATGGAGGTATCAATAACTTCATCGCATTCAATCAAGACGGAAAAAGTAAAATACCTTCTCCATCACCCAATGAGTTATTGTCGACATTTAGTCAGACTCTTGATGAGATGAATGCTGATTTTGGTACCTGGAATACACCTTGGTCAGAAATCAATAGATTCCAACGTCTTACAGGAGAGATCGATGGGCCTTTCGATGATTCGAAGGAATATACTCCGGTGGGAATGGCTTCCGGGACTTGGGGGGCTTTGGCGGCTTTCGGAGCAAAGACCTATCCTGGCACGAAGCGGTTGTATGGCTATAGAGGAAATAGCTTTGTGGCAGCGGTTGAATTTGGGGAAAAAGTAAAAGCTAAATCAATCCTTGCGGGAGGTCAAAGCTCATATCCGGATTCTCCACATTTTTATGATCAAGTTCAGGATTATGTGGATGGAAAATTCAAAGAAGTAGCCTTTTATCGAGAGGATGTAGAGGCGAGGGCGGAGGAGCGTTATGTGCCGGGGAAGCGGAAGTAG
- the miaA gene encoding tRNA (adenosine(37)-N6)-dimethylallyltransferase MiaA produces the protein MSHRSYLILVVGPTAVGKTNLCLNLAKNYKTEIVSCDSRQFYREMSLGTAKPTAEELKQVPHHFVDSLSIEDEYDVRKFEQDAIALLENLFAKHQVVIMTGGSGLFADAVVNGLDEMPAISPEVRQQLIKEYEEKGITFLQEEVAAHDPEYFLQVDQKNPQRLMRALEIWRGTGRKFSSFRNKSRKERSFKVIKIGLERDREELYTRIDQRMDQMIAAGLFDEAEALYGKRHLNALQTVGYSEIFGFMEGSYDKEEAIRLLKRNSRRYAKRQMTWFKKDESVRWFSPDMIDQIIAYIESQIG, from the coding sequence TTGTCACACCGATCCTATTTGATTCTAGTAGTGGGTCCCACGGCAGTTGGGAAGACAAATTTGTGTTTAAATCTAGCCAAAAATTACAAGACTGAAATTGTGTCCTGCGATAGTAGGCAATTTTACCGGGAAATGAGTCTAGGTACTGCCAAACCTACTGCTGAGGAATTAAAGCAGGTTCCTCACCATTTCGTGGATAGTTTGTCTATTGAGGATGAATACGATGTACGGAAGTTTGAACAGGACGCAATTGCTTTACTTGAAAATTTATTTGCCAAACATCAAGTGGTTATCATGACCGGAGGATCAGGGCTTTTTGCAGATGCAGTGGTGAATGGTCTGGATGAAATGCCAGCTATATCACCTGAGGTGAGGCAGCAATTGATCAAGGAGTATGAGGAAAAGGGAATAACTTTTCTTCAGGAAGAGGTTGCTGCTCATGATCCTGAGTATTTTTTGCAAGTGGATCAAAAAAATCCCCAACGTCTAATGAGAGCATTGGAAATATGGCGCGGGACTGGTAGAAAATTCAGTTCGTTCCGTAACAAATCGAGAAAGGAAAGATCTTTTAAGGTTATTAAAATAGGACTTGAGCGGGACAGGGAAGAGCTATATACAAGGATTGACCAGCGGATGGATCAGATGATAGCTGCAGGGTTATTCGATGAGGCTGAGGCACTTTATGGAAAGCGGCATCTCAATGCGCTGCAGACCGTAGGGTACTCTGAGATTTTTGGATTTATGGAGGGCAGCTATGACAAGGAAGAAGCGATCCGCCTGCTCAAAAGAAACTCAAGAAGATATGCCAAGCGGCAAATGACCTGGTTCAAAAAGGATGAATCAGTCAGGTGGTTTTCACCTGATATGATAGATCAAATCATTGCCTATATCGAATCTCAGATAGGCTGA
- a CDS encoding aldo/keto reductase has protein sequence MKKRSIPALNENISPVGLGCMSLKGHLREDNKIIDAALSGGINLLDTADLYQKGLNEKIVGAAIKDRRKDIVLATKVGNQWREDGSGWDWNPRKAYILKAVEESLKRLQTDYIDLYQLHGGTLEDPWEETLEAFEILKSQGKIRAFGISSIRPNVIRKVMGMSTPATIMMQYSPLDRRPEETVFPMIAESDTRVLVRGAFAKGLLINKPEEPFLDYSATEVKEIRELITDSGLLPEAFLIRFGLMQRAVGSLVIGASSVAQVEKLITAYRQQEMISDELISGVSMKIPLNRYTQHR, from the coding sequence ATGAAAAAAAGAAGCATACCTGCTTTAAATGAAAATATTAGTCCAGTAGGCTTGGGATGCATGTCGCTGAAAGGCCATTTGCGTGAGGATAACAAAATAATAGATGCTGCTTTGTCAGGTGGCATCAATCTGCTGGATACAGCCGATTTGTACCAAAAAGGCTTGAATGAGAAAATTGTAGGAGCTGCCATCAAGGATAGGCGAAAAGATATCGTACTGGCGACCAAGGTCGGAAATCAATGGAGAGAAGATGGCAGTGGATGGGATTGGAATCCTAGGAAAGCCTATATCTTGAAAGCAGTGGAAGAAAGCCTGAAGAGGTTGCAGACAGACTATATAGATCTATATCAACTGCATGGTGGGACATTGGAAGATCCTTGGGAAGAAACGTTGGAAGCATTTGAAATTCTGAAATCCCAAGGGAAAATCCGTGCCTTTGGGATTTCATCTATTCGTCCCAATGTGATCCGGAAGGTGATGGGAATGAGCACTCCTGCCACAATCATGATGCAGTACAGCCCTTTGGATAGAAGGCCGGAGGAAACGGTTTTTCCTATGATCGCTGAATCAGATACGAGAGTTTTGGTTCGGGGAGCTTTTGCGAAAGGGCTTTTGATCAATAAACCAGAAGAACCTTTTTTGGATTATTCAGCAACTGAGGTGAAAGAAATCCGTGAGTTGATCACAGATTCAGGGCTGCTTCCAGAGGCTTTTTTGATCCGCTTTGGATTGATGCAGCGGGCAGTCGGTTCTCTGGTGATCGGGGCAAGTTCGGTGGCGCAAGTTGAAAAATTAATTACTGCTTATCGACAGCAGGAAATGATTTCTGATGAGTTGATAAGTGGAGTTTCCATGAAAATACCGCTAAACCGATATACGCAGCATAGATAA
- a CDS encoding single-stranded DNA-binding protein yields the protein MNALRNKVQLIGHLGAKVELKTLESGKIVGNVNLATNEYYKNQKGERVSETTWHKLVAWGKTAELLEKHTDKGSEIAIEGKISNRDYSDKDGVKRYVTEIVVSEFLFLGEKSSKVREEADLPF from the coding sequence ATGAATGCGCTAAGAAACAAAGTACAGCTAATCGGTCACCTGGGAGCGAAAGTAGAATTGAAAACCCTGGAAAGTGGCAAGATTGTAGGGAACGTAAACCTTGCGACGAACGAATATTACAAAAATCAAAAAGGCGAACGTGTCAGCGAAACCACGTGGCACAAACTGGTGGCCTGGGGTAAGACCGCAGAGCTACTCGAAAAACACACAGACAAAGGGTCTGAAATAGCCATCGAAGGAAAAATCTCCAACCGGGACTACAGCGATAAAGATGGCGTAAAGCGATACGTTACCGAGATCGTGGTGAGTGAATTCCTCTTTTTAGGAGAGAAATCTTCCAAAGTAAGAGAGGAAGCCGATCTTCCTTTTTAA